A part of Desulfobacterales bacterium genomic DNA contains:
- the rpmG gene encoding 50S ribosomal protein L33 — MRIIITLACAECKRRNYNTTKNKRTTPDKLEFKKYCRFCRTHTMHRETK, encoded by the coding sequence GTGAGAATAATAATTACGCTTGCATGTGCTGAATGCAAAAGAAGAAATTATAATACGACAAAAAACAAACGGACAACTCCGGACAAGCTGGAATTTAAGAAGTATTGTAGATTTTGTCGAACGCATACGATGCATAGAGAGACCAAATAG
- the cobO gene encoding cob(I)yrinic acid a,c-diamide adenosyltransferase — protein MKKGYVQVYTGDGKGKTTAALGLALRAAGAGLKVYICQFMKIGDYSEIKSLKRFSDMISIEQFGIGKFVKGLPAPEDMAAARRGLEKARGAMESGQYGLIILEEANVAVHFGLFPVEELLNLIADKPEGVEIIITGRGARPEIIDRADLVTEMKSVKHYFDKGVAARTGIEK, from the coding sequence ATGAAAAAAGGTTATGTTCAGGTCTATACCGGGGATGGAAAGGGCAAGACCACGGCCGCCCTGGGGCTTGCCCTGCGGGCGGCCGGAGCCGGATTAAAGGTTTATATCTGCCAGTTTATGAAAATCGGTGATTATAGTGAAATCAAATCGTTGAAACGATTTTCAGACATGATCAGCATTGAACAGTTTGGAATCGGCAAGTTCGTCAAGGGCCTCCCTGCACCAGAAGACATGGCGGCGGCTCGCAGGGGTCTCGAAAAAGCAAGGGGAGCGATGGAATCCGGCCAATACGGGTTGATCATACTGGAAGAAGCCAATGTTGCGGTGCATTTCGGATTGTTTCCGGTTGAGGAACTGTTAAACCTTATCGCTGATAAACCCGAAGGGGTTGAAATAATCATCACCGGTCGGGGCGCCCGCCCTGAGATTATAGATCGGGCGGACCTGGTTACCGAAATGAAGAGTGTTAAACATTATTTTGATAAAGGGGTAGCCGCCCGTACCGGTATCGAAAAGTAA
- the tuf gene encoding elongation factor Tu: MAKQKFERTKPHVNVGTIGHIDHGKTTLTAAITKHMGLKGLAEYVPFDQIDKAPEEKERGITIATAHVEYQTANRHYAHVDCPGHADYIKNMITGAAQMDGAILVVGADDGPMPQTREHILLARQVGVPRIVVFLNKCDMVDDEELIELVELELRELLDKYEFPGDDTPIIRGSALKALESDDPDSAEAKCVFELMEAIDTFIPEPKRDIDKPFLMPIEDVFSISGRGTVVTGRVDRGIIHVSDAIEIVGIRPTVKTVCTGVEMFRKLLDEGRAGDNVGLLLRGTKREDVERGQVVAIPGSIKPHTKFKAEVYILSKEEGGRHTPFFNGYRPQFYFRTTDVTGILQLPEGVEMVMPGDNVTISADLITPIAMEKELRFAIREGGRTVGAGVVSEIIE, translated from the coding sequence ATGGCGAAGCAGAAATTTGAGCGGACCAAGCCGCATGTGAATGTGGGGACGATCGGCCATATCGATCATGGCAAGACGACATTGACGGCGGCGATAACGAAGCATATGGGATTGAAGGGTCTGGCGGAGTACGTGCCGTTTGACCAGATCGACAAGGCGCCTGAGGAGAAGGAGCGCGGCATTACGATCGCGACGGCGCATGTGGAGTATCAGACAGCCAATCGTCATTATGCGCATGTGGATTGTCCGGGTCATGCGGATTATATCAAGAACATGATCACGGGAGCGGCTCAGATGGACGGCGCCATATTGGTTGTGGGAGCGGATGACGGACCGATGCCCCAGACGCGGGAGCACATACTGCTGGCGCGTCAGGTGGGGGTGCCGCGGATCGTGGTATTTTTGAACAAGTGCGACATGGTGGATGATGAGGAGTTGATTGAGCTGGTGGAGCTGGAGCTGCGGGAGCTTTTGGACAAGTATGAGTTTCCGGGGGATGACACGCCGATTATCCGGGGCAGTGCCTTAAAGGCGCTGGAGAGTGATGATCCGGACAGTGCCGAGGCCAAGTGCGTATTTGAGCTGATGGAAGCGATCGACACGTTTATTCCGGAGCCCAAGCGGGACATCGACAAGCCGTTTTTGATGCCCATCGAGGATGTGTTCAGCATCTCGGGGCGCGGCACGGTGGTAACGGGTCGAGTGGACCGGGGGATCATCCATGTGAGCGATGCGATCGAGATTGTGGGCATCCGGCCGACGGTAAAGACGGTGTGTACGGGCGTAGAAATGTTTCGCAAGCTGTTGGACGAGGGTCGTGCGGGGGACAATGTGGGGTTATTGCTGCGGGGGACCAAGCGCGAGGATGTAGAGCGCGGCCAGGTGGTGGCGATTCCGGGATCGATTAAGCCGCACACGAAGTTCAAGGCAGAGGTATACATATTGAGCAAGGAAGAGGGGGGACGGCATACGCCGTTTTTCAATGGGTACCGGCCGCAGTTTTATTTTCGGACGACGGACGTGACGGGGATATTGCAGCTGCCCGAGGGCGTCGAGATGGTGATGCCGGGAGACAATGTAACGATATCGGCCGATTTGATCACGCCGATCGCGATGGAGAAAGAGTTGCGGTTTGCGATTCGTGAAGGCGGCCGTACGGTGGGCGCCGGCGTGGTAAGCGAAATAATCGAATAA
- the rfbA gene encoding glucose-1-phosphate thymidylyltransferase RfbA, whose product MKGIVLAGGSGTRLYPITRVVSKQLLPVYDKPMIYFPLSVLMLAEIREILIISTPQDLPLFEKLLGDGSQWGISFSYAEQPHPGGLAQAFIIGKHFVGRDPVCMVLGDNIFYGQSLTAQLTKAKSRKTGATVFGYWVKYPERYGVLEFDGSDNVIGIEEKPKSPKSNYAVTGLYFYDNRVLDIAAALEPSPRGELEITDVNRAYLDRESLFVEKLGRGIAWLDTGTHETLMQAANFIATIENRQGLKVACLEEIAYRMGYIDAAQVERLARPLLQNSNGQYLMDMLKYDKKQL is encoded by the coding sequence ATGAAAGGAATCGTTCTGGCCGGCGGGTCCGGCACGCGGCTCTATCCGATTACCCGGGTCGTCAGCAAACAGCTTTTGCCGGTCTACGACAAACCGATGATTTATTTTCCGCTTTCGGTCTTGATGCTGGCGGAGATCAGGGAAATACTGATCATTTCGACTCCGCAGGATCTTCCGTTGTTTGAAAAGCTTCTGGGGGACGGGTCCCAGTGGGGTATCTCCTTTAGTTATGCCGAACAGCCGCATCCCGGGGGACTGGCCCAAGCGTTTATTATCGGGAAGCACTTTGTCGGGCGCGACCCTGTTTGCATGGTCCTGGGGGATAATATATTTTACGGCCAGAGTCTGACGGCGCAGCTCACCAAGGCCAAGTCCAGAAAAACGGGCGCCACTGTTTTCGGGTACTGGGTCAAATATCCCGAACGCTACGGGGTGCTTGAATTCGATGGCAGCGACAATGTTATCGGTATCGAAGAAAAACCCAAAAGCCCCAAGTCCAACTATGCGGTGACCGGCCTCTATTTTTATGATAACCGGGTCCTGGATATTGCCGCTGCATTAGAGCCTTCGCCCCGGGGCGAGCTGGAAATAACGGACGTCAACCGGGCCTATTTGGATAGGGAATCTCTGTTTGTGGAAAAGCTGGGTCGCGGCATCGCCTGGTTGGATACCGGGACCCATGAGACCCTGATGCAGGCCGCTAATTTCATCGCAACGATTGAAAACCGCCAGGGGCTGAAAGTGGCCTGTCTGGAGGAGATTGCCTATCGCATGGGATATATTGATGCCGCCCAGGTTGAAAGGCTGGCCCGACCGCTGTTGCAGAACAGCAACGGGCAGTATTTAATGGACATGTTGAAATACGATAAGAAACAGTTATGA
- the rfbD gene encoding dTDP-4-dehydrorhamnose reductase yields the protein MKILVTGADGQLGQELLLQGRKSEFEPVATDLSELDITAAADVDKAIARFRPFLVINAAAYTQVDRAESEPLPAGRVNAEGPAVLAGACRSAGIAIIHISTDYVFDGEKNTPYTESDPVAPTGVYARSKADGENRIRSLLPEHIILRTSWLYGVFGHNFVKTMLRIGRERKVINVVNDQFGSPTSATDLARTVLKIASDIHRKSAVPWGTYHYCGKGVASWHEFAEKIFSLTAPYQLFKRPVVQAISTDQYPTPAKRPRYSALDCSRIHQNFGISTQPWPESLAAVIKRIMNADKNG from the coding sequence TTGAAGATTCTGGTGACCGGGGCGGACGGGCAGCTCGGCCAGGAACTGCTGCTGCAAGGCCGGAAAAGCGAATTCGAGCCCGTCGCCACTGATTTGTCGGAGCTGGATATCACAGCCGCGGCGGATGTCGACAAGGCCATTGCCCGATTCAGACCATTCCTGGTGATAAACGCGGCAGCCTATACCCAGGTGGACAGAGCTGAGTCAGAGCCGTTGCCGGCCGGCCGCGTCAATGCTGAAGGCCCCGCCGTCCTCGCCGGGGCCTGCCGGTCGGCCGGCATCGCGATCATCCACATTTCAACGGATTATGTTTTCGACGGTGAGAAAAACACCCCGTATACGGAATCTGACCCGGTCGCGCCGACGGGCGTCTATGCCCGCAGCAAAGCAGACGGCGAGAACCGGATCCGATCGCTCTTGCCCGAGCATATCATCCTGCGGACATCCTGGCTCTACGGCGTTTTCGGTCATAATTTTGTGAAAACCATGCTGCGAATCGGCCGGGAAAGGAAGGTTATAAACGTCGTCAACGACCAGTTCGGCTCTCCCACCAGCGCCACCGATCTGGCCCGGACGGTCTTGAAAATAGCGTCGGATATTCATAGGAAATCCGCTGTACCGTGGGGAACCTATCATTACTGCGGCAAGGGTGTTGCTTCCTGGCACGAATTTGCTGAAAAAATTTTCAGCCTGACAGCACCCTATCAACTTTTTAAACGGCCCGTTGTCCAGGCGATTTCAACCGATCAGTATCCCACCCCGGCCAAAAGACCGCGATATTCAGCATTGGACTGCAGCAGAATCCATCAGAATTTCGGCATATCCACCCAGCCATGGCCCGAGAGTTTGGCAGCTGTAATTAAAAGGATCATGAATGCTGACAAAAACGGATAG
- the rplA gene encoding 50S ribosomal protein L1 produces MPKHGKKFIEARKKVHSGKKHDFVEAVQLAIDSAYVKFDESVDLAVRLGVDPRHAEQMVRGTVVLPNGLGKEVKVLVFAKGEKEKEAQDAGADFVGNDDLVEQIKNGWFGFDKAVATPDMMGTVGKIGKLLGPRGLMPNAKIGTVTFDVTRAVNELKAGKIDFRVEKAGIVHAPMGKVSFGAEKIVQNISAFIETIIRLKPAASKGTYLKTIAISTTMGPGITIDTSFAKEIVK; encoded by the coding sequence ATGCCGAAGCACGGTAAAAAATTTATAGAGGCAAGAAAAAAGGTTCATTCCGGCAAAAAGCATGATTTTGTTGAGGCCGTTCAGCTGGCAATCGATTCAGCCTATGTAAAATTTGATGAGTCCGTTGACCTGGCGGTACGCTTGGGGGTGGATCCCCGGCATGCCGAGCAGATGGTGCGCGGTACGGTTGTATTGCCCAACGGTCTCGGCAAAGAAGTAAAGGTGCTGGTGTTTGCCAAGGGTGAAAAGGAAAAAGAAGCCCAGGATGCCGGAGCGGATTTCGTAGGCAACGACGATCTGGTTGAACAGATCAAGAACGGATGGTTCGGCTTCGATAAAGCCGTCGCGACACCCGATATGATGGGGACGGTGGGTAAGATCGGTAAACTTCTCGGCCCCCGGGGATTGATGCCGAATGCCAAAATTGGAACCGTCACGTTTGATGTTACCAGAGCGGTCAACGAACTTAAAGCCGGAAAGATCGATTTCAGGGTTGAAAAGGCCGGGATCGTGCATGCGCCCATGGGCAAGGTTTCTTTCGGAGCGGAAAAAATTGTTCAGAATATTTCCGCTTTCATCGAGACCATCATCCGTTTGAAGCCTGCGGCCAGCAAGGGGACTTATCTAAAGACGATTGCCATATCCACCACAATGGGACCGGGCATCACCATCGACACGTCCTTTGCCAAGGAAATCGTTAAATAA
- the rfbC gene encoding dTDP-4-dehydrorhamnose 3,5-epimerase, with translation MNIIPTDLEGVLIIEPDVFADPRGFFVETYQRRRYGQLGIEQQFVQDNLSFSVKGTLRGLHYQIKRPQAKLVQVITGEIFDVAVDIRPGSSGFGRWTGVTLSEKNKRQMLIPEGFAHGFCVCSETAHVLYKCSDYYKPEDEGGINWKDPDIRIDWPEKDPILSHKDRQFSFLQNLLPEQLPVTEV, from the coding sequence ATGAATATCATCCCCACCGACCTTGAAGGGGTTCTGATTATTGAACCCGATGTATTTGCGGATCCGCGCGGCTTTTTTGTGGAAACATATCAGCGCCGGAGATATGGGCAACTGGGAATTGAGCAGCAATTCGTGCAGGACAATCTGTCGTTTTCAGTCAAAGGCACCCTCCGGGGACTGCATTACCAAATAAAGCGCCCCCAGGCAAAGCTGGTGCAGGTGATTACCGGTGAAATATTTGATGTGGCCGTGGACATACGGCCCGGATCATCCGGCTTCGGCCGATGGACCGGTGTCACCCTGTCTGAAAAAAACAAACGCCAGATGTTGATCCCGGAGGGGTTTGCCCACGGGTTTTGTGTCTGCAGTGAAACCGCCCACGTACTGTATAAATGTTCGGATTATTATAAACCTGAAGATGAAGGCGGCATCAATTGGAAAGATCCCGACATCCGGATTGACTGGCCGGAAAAAGACCCCATCCTGTCACATAAGGACCGGCAGTTTTCCTTCCTGCAAAACCTGTTACCCGAGCAGCTTCCTGTTACGGAGGTTTGA
- a CDS encoding U32 family peptidase, with amino-acid sequence MLTKTDRIELLAPAGNFEKLEVAIHFGADAVYLGGKDYSLRNFSGNFTLDELRSAAALAHAGGVRVYLACNIYSRNAEQPAIRRYLEMLSDMEIDGLIVSDPGIIAAARQIVPHIPLHLSTQANTTNYNSALFWKNQGIKRIVMARELSLAEAGEMVAQSGLEVEAFVHGAMCISYSGRCLLSNFMANRDSNQGMCCHPCRWKYAVMEETRPGQYMPISEDERGTYIFNSSDLSMIAHIPELIQTGLTALKIEGRMKGIHYVAATVKVYREAIDAYYKNPLQYEFREEWLRELNSISHRGYSTGFYFGEPDGASRCNGGAENESKPLFIAKVLDPINPQQVKVDARNKFFKGDRVEILKPGSPVHTDIIAAIFDENGHSIPCAQPGSKVSVSLGTDCARNDLIRKAGGHP; translated from the coding sequence ATGCTGACAAAAACGGATAGGATCGAATTGCTGGCGCCGGCAGGCAATTTTGAAAAACTTGAAGTTGCCATTCATTTCGGGGCGGACGCAGTCTACCTGGGGGGAAAGGATTATAGCCTCCGGAATTTTTCAGGAAACTTTACCCTTGATGAGCTCAGGTCGGCCGCAGCCCTTGCCCATGCAGGCGGTGTACGGGTCTACCTGGCCTGCAATATTTATTCACGCAATGCCGAGCAGCCGGCGATACGGCGCTATCTTGAAATGCTGAGCGATATGGAGATTGACGGCCTGATCGTTTCTGATCCCGGCATCATTGCAGCGGCGCGTCAAATTGTCCCGCACATTCCGCTGCATTTAAGCACCCAGGCCAATACGACCAATTATAACAGTGCGCTGTTCTGGAAAAATCAGGGCATTAAAAGAATTGTCATGGCCCGGGAGCTGTCGCTGGCTGAAGCCGGTGAGATGGTCGCACAGTCCGGTCTGGAGGTGGAGGCGTTTGTGCATGGGGCCATGTGCATCTCGTATTCCGGCAGGTGTCTGCTGAGTAATTTTATGGCGAACCGCGACAGCAATCAAGGCATGTGCTGCCACCCCTGCCGGTGGAAGTACGCGGTCATGGAAGAAACGCGTCCCGGACAGTACATGCCCATCAGCGAAGACGAGCGCGGGACTTATATTTTCAATTCAAGCGACCTGTCTATGATTGCGCATATCCCTGAACTGATCCAGACGGGACTGACGGCGCTGAAAATTGAGGGACGCATGAAAGGCATCCATTACGTCGCCGCTACGGTAAAAGTGTACCGCGAAGCCATTGATGCATATTATAAAAATCCGCTACAGTATGAGTTCAGAGAGGAATGGCTTAGGGAACTCAACAGCATCAGCCACCGCGGCTACAGTACCGGATTTTATTTCGGCGAACCGGACGGGGCGTCGCGCTGTAATGGGGGCGCTGAAAACGAAAGTAAACCGCTTTTCATCGCTAAAGTGCTGGACCCAATCAACCCGCAACAGGTGAAGGTGGACGCCCGCAACAAGTTTTTTAAAGGGGATCGGGTTGAAATCCTCAAACCAGGCAGCCCGGTCCATACCGACATCATCGCAGCGATTTTCGATGAAAACGGGCACTCGATACCGTGCGCTCAGCCCGGTTCAAAGGTTTCGGTTTCACTCGGGACGGACTGCGCGCGCAATGATCTCATCAGAAAGGCAGGCGGGCACCCATGA
- the nusG gene encoding transcription termination/antitermination protein NusG, producing the protein MARKWYIVHVYSGFENKVKTALEERVALSSHPDKFGEVIVPTEHVVELIKGKRKTSARKFYPGYILVNMELDDETWHIVNDTAKVTGFLGGRDKPTPITDDEAEQILNRMEAGKLKPKPKYFFEYGDEIRVIDGPFTNFNGTVEEVNPEKGKIRVLVSIFGRSTPVELDFVQVSKL; encoded by the coding sequence GTGGCACGCAAATGGTATATCGTCCATGTTTATTCGGGGTTTGAAAATAAGGTTAAAACAGCCCTTGAGGAACGGGTTGCTCTATCCTCTCATCCGGATAAATTCGGTGAAGTGATTGTGCCGACCGAACATGTTGTAGAACTCATAAAGGGAAAACGAAAGACGTCGGCGCGTAAATTTTATCCCGGTTATATCCTGGTGAACATGGAACTGGACGATGAAACCTGGCACATCGTTAATGATACCGCCAAAGTCACCGGTTTTTTGGGGGGCAGAGACAAGCCAACGCCCATTACCGATGATGAAGCCGAGCAGATATTGAACCGGATGGAGGCCGGCAAATTAAAGCCGAAGCCGAAATATTTTTTTGAATACGGCGATGAAATTCGGGTGATTGACGGACCGTTCACCAATTTTAACGGCACGGTGGAAGAGGTTAACCCTGAGAAGGGCAAGATAAGGGTCCTGGTGAGCATTTTCGGACGTTCTACACCAGTTGAATTGGATTTCGTTCAGGTCAGCAAGCTATAA
- a CDS encoding LysM peptidoglycan-binding domain-containing protein produces MNRLRFFPLAVLLIFILSACIQAVPKPVSTQDKQGSPPPQKTTAATDNNVVADNVDNQVVAEDADNKVVIEDMSPAKPKMSNPPSGSAPSAPQVALVVPGAAEKPKAAPGTSAKKMEPTPPKPVVNSNPDKAAAQPVGEGSAAGAKESNDPATEIPLTPKKIQSLLDEALDFCQAAQDFWQKGELENALEALDQAYSLILKIDSPDIKPELIQQKEDLRLIISKRILEIYASRNIVANGKHNAIPLVVNKYIQAEIDLFTTGREKKFFIDSYRRSGRYHDYIVSELRKAGLPEELSWLPLIESGFKVNALSRARALGLWQFIPSTGFKFGLKRDVFIDERMDPEKATQAAIAYLKELHQIFGDWTTALAAYNCGEGRVLRVIKSQNVNYLDDFWDLFERLPFETARYVPRFLATLHVLNNKERYGLDSVTVDPPFEFEISTVTKQMHLRDIASILGIDLADLTELNPELRYKILPRELYQLRVPPGKAEELLAKLDDIPVSSRPQPDYVNHRVRSGESLSGIANRYRTSVSSIARANNIHRHNFIVAGQVLKIPQGGSYQPPAQTIVPEKPPATHTVRSGDSLWIIAKRYGTTTKEIQELNKLNSTMLSIGQVLHLSGKTEEAPPREELKTYQVKHGDSPFKISQQFKMPLEQFLRINQLTPRSKIYPGQKLYIE; encoded by the coding sequence TTGAATAGATTACGTTTTTTCCCCCTGGCCGTCCTTTTGATATTCATTTTGAGCGCTTGCATTCAAGCTGTTCCCAAACCGGTGTCGACACAGGATAAACAGGGATCCCCGCCCCCGCAAAAAACTACAGCTGCTACTGATAACAACGTTGTCGCCGATAATGTCGATAATCAGGTGGTCGCCGAAGATGCCGATAATAAGGTTGTCATCGAGGACATGAGTCCGGCAAAGCCCAAAATGAGCAACCCGCCGTCCGGGAGCGCCCCTTCGGCCCCGCAAGTGGCATTGGTTGTTCCGGGGGCTGCTGAGAAGCCGAAAGCAGCGCCGGGGACGTCCGCCAAAAAGATGGAACCAACGCCGCCAAAACCGGTTGTAAACTCAAATCCGGATAAGGCTGCTGCCCAACCGGTTGGGGAAGGCTCGGCTGCCGGCGCCAAAGAATCAAATGATCCGGCCACGGAAATCCCGCTTACTCCCAAAAAAATACAGTCTTTGCTGGATGAAGCCCTTGATTTTTGTCAGGCGGCTCAGGATTTCTGGCAAAAAGGCGAATTGGAAAACGCATTGGAGGCCCTTGATCAGGCCTATTCACTTATTCTTAAAATCGACAGTCCGGATATCAAACCCGAATTGATCCAGCAAAAAGAAGACCTCCGACTGATCATATCCAAGCGAATCCTTGAAATATATGCCTCCCGAAATATCGTCGCCAACGGAAAGCACAATGCCATCCCGCTGGTGGTCAATAAGTATATTCAGGCTGAAATCGATCTGTTTACCACTGGAAGGGAAAAAAAATTTTTTATTGATTCCTACAGGCGCTCCGGCCGGTATCATGATTACATCGTTTCGGAACTCCGTAAAGCCGGTCTTCCGGAGGAATTGTCCTGGCTGCCGTTGATTGAAAGCGGATTCAAGGTCAATGCCCTTTCCCGGGCAAGAGCATTGGGGCTTTGGCAATTTATTCCTTCAACCGGCTTTAAATTCGGACTGAAGCGGGATGTTTTTATCGATGAACGCATGGACCCTGAAAAAGCGACCCAGGCGGCGATCGCGTATTTAAAGGAGTTGCATCAGATCTTCGGCGACTGGACGACCGCACTGGCTGCCTACAACTGCGGGGAAGGCAGGGTGCTGCGGGTCATCAAAAGTCAAAATGTGAACTACCTCGATGACTTCTGGGATTTGTTCGAACGCCTGCCGTTTGAGACGGCCCGTTACGTTCCCAGGTTTTTGGCCACGCTGCATGTTCTCAACAACAAGGAACGATACGGGCTCGACAGCGTAACGGTCGATCCGCCCTTTGAATTTGAAATATCAACCGTTACAAAACAGATGCATCTGCGGGATATCGCCAGTATATTAGGTATCGACCTGGCCGATTTGACGGAACTGAATCCCGAACTGCGCTATAAGATATTGCCGCGCGAACTCTACCAGCTTCGCGTGCCCCCTGGAAAGGCGGAAGAACTGCTGGCGAAACTGGACGATATCCCCGTATCCTCCAGACCGCAGCCGGATTATGTCAACCACAGGGTAAGATCGGGCGAATCGCTTTCCGGCATCGCCAATCGATACCGGACCAGCGTTAGCAGCATTGCCCGGGCGAACAACATTCACAGGCACAATTTCATCGTTGCCGGCCAGGTGCTGAAAATACCCCAGGGCGGGTCCTATCAGCCGCCGGCTCAGACCATCGTGCCGGAAAAACCGCCCGCAACCCACACGGTCCGAAGCGGTGATTCGCTCTGGATTATCGCCAAGCGCTATGGTACCACCACCAAAGAGATCCAGGAGTTAAACAAGCTGAATTCCACCATGCTCAGTATCGGCCAGGTTCTCCATTTATCGGGGAAAACAGAGGAAGCGCCGCCAAGAGAAGAACTAAAAACCTATCAGGTCAAACACGGCGACAGCCCCTTTAAAATCTCGCAGCAATTCAAAATGCCCCTGGAACAATTCCTTCGGATTAACCAGTTAACCCCCAGGAGTAAAATCTACCCGGGCCAAAAACTCTATATCGAATAA
- the rplK gene encoding 50S ribosomal protein L11 codes for MAKKVMTQIKLQVTAGKANPSPPIGPALGQHGVNIMDFCKAFNARTANDEGMIIPVVITVYQDRSFTFITKTPPASVLLKKAAKIAKGSDNPKRNKVAKVSRAQVEEIAKLKMVDLNANDLEAACKIVSGTARSMGIEIA; via the coding sequence ATGGCGAAGAAAGTAATGACACAGATAAAACTGCAGGTAACGGCCGGAAAAGCCAACCCGTCACCGCCGATCGGTCCGGCCCTGGGGCAGCACGGTGTTAACATAATGGATTTCTGCAAAGCTTTTAATGCCAGGACCGCAAATGATGAAGGCATGATTATTCCCGTCGTGATCACCGTTTATCAGGACCGATCATTTACCTTTATCACCAAGACGCCACCGGCCTCAGTCCTGTTGAAGAAAGCGGCTAAGATTGCAAAAGGCTCAGACAATCCCAAACGAAATAAGGTCGCTAAAGTGTCACGGGCTCAGGTTGAAGAGATAGCAAAACTGAAGATGGTCGATTTAAATGCGAACGACCTGGAAGCTGCCTGTAAAATTGTTTCAGGGACAGCTAGAAGTATGGGGATCGAGATCGCCTAA
- the rplJ gene encoding 50S ribosomal protein L10, translating to MKLDDKKKVVQDLREKFLKTKVLIVTDYKGLRVESLNDLRRKLRDAGIDYQVVKNTLLRRASQETDVALIQDSFKGPSAIALSYDDPVAPAKVLTQFAKENEKLELRIGVMGGKIIDLNGIKALANLPSREVLLSQLLSVMNAVPTSFVRVLSAVPSGMLNVLLALKAKKEEAAG from the coding sequence TTGAAATTAGACGATAAGAAAAAAGTTGTTCAAGATCTGCGCGAAAAATTTTTAAAAACAAAGGTTTTGATCGTTACCGATTATAAGGGATTGCGGGTTGAATCCCTGAATGACCTGCGCAGAAAACTGCGGGATGCCGGGATCGATTATCAGGTTGTGAAGAATACGCTGCTGCGAAGGGCTTCCCAGGAAACGGATGTCGCCCTGATCCAGGACAGTTTTAAGGGCCCCAGCGCCATTGCCTTAAGTTATGATGATCCGGTGGCGCCGGCCAAGGTTTTGACACAGTTCGCCAAAGAGAACGAAAAGCTCGAACTCAGAATCGGCGTCATGGGCGGCAAGATCATCGACTTGAACGGGATAAAAGCGCTGGCAAATCTGCCTTCACGCGAAGTTCTGCTCAGTCAGCTGCTTTCGGTCATGAACGCAGTGCCGACGTCGTTTGTAAGGGTGTTGAGCGCGGTTCCGTCCGGCATGTTGAATGTGTTGCTGGCCCTCAAGGCAAAAAAGGAAGAAGCGGCGGGCTGA
- the secE gene encoding preprotein translocase subunit SecE — translation MGRIQRKKASPKKKKGIDEGAAPQANTEAAVEGAVPAVISDKDTAKRQAAPQKRSLPAVKSTQGGAVRNFIEKALQFLREVKVELKKVTWPTRKQALGSTLVVIILVIIISLFLGVVDISLSSLIRLVFK, via the coding sequence ATGGGACGGATACAGCGAAAAAAAGCTTCACCAAAAAAGAAAAAAGGCATCGATGAAGGGGCTGCGCCCCAGGCAAATACTGAAGCCGCGGTCGAGGGGGCTGTTCCGGCGGTTATATCCGACAAGGATACAGCAAAAAGGCAGGCGGCGCCCCAGAAAAGGTCCTTGCCCGCCGTTAAATCGACCCAGGGCGGCGCTGTCAGGAATTTTATCGAAAAGGCCTTGCAGTTTTTGCGGGAAGTCAAGGTGGAACTAAAAAAAGTAACTTGGCCTACGCGTAAACAGGCGCTGGGTTCGACGCTGGTGGTCATTATATTGGTAATAATCATTTCACTCTTTTTGGGGGTCGTCGATATCAGCTTGTCGAGTCTGATTCGTTTGGTTTTTAAATAA
- the rplL gene encoding 50S ribosomal protein L7/L12 has protein sequence MANITKEDVIEFIANMSVLELSELIKEMEEKFGVSAAAPVAVAAAASGDAAAPVEEKTEFDVILTTVGDKKIQVIKEVRAITGLGLKEAKTLVDEAPKPVKEAVSKEEAEKIKAQLEGAGAQVELK, from the coding sequence ATGGCAAACATTACCAAAGAAGATGTGATTGAATTTATAGCAAATATGTCCGTACTGGAGTTATCCGAACTGATCAAGGAAATGGAAGAGAAGTTCGGCGTTTCCGCAGCAGCGCCGGTTGCCGTCGCAGCGGCTGCTTCGGGAGACGCGGCTGCGCCGGTAGAAGAAAAGACGGAATTCGACGTTATCCTGACAACCGTGGGCGACAAAAAGATTCAGGTTATTAAAGAAGTGCGGGCCATTACCGGTCTCGGGCTGAAAGAAGCCAAGACCCTGGTGGATGAGGCCCCCAAACCCGTCAAAGAAGCTGTTTCCAAAGAGGAAGCCGAAAAAATCAAGGCTCAGTTGGAAGGCGCCGGCGCCCAGGTGGAATTAAAGTAG